CGATTTTTTAACCAGCTAAAATCCTTATCTTTACAGGCAGCATTAACAATAATCATCAACCCGGCCTCAACACGGGTAATGATAATGTCATCGATAATACCGCCCTCATTATTGGTTAAGACGGTATATTTTTGGGCTCCCATGTTAAGCCCGGTAATATCACTGGGCGTTAACTGCTCAAGCTCACTGGCTGCGTTATCGCCTAAAATCAGGCATTGCCCCATGTGGGAAATATCAAAAAAACCCGCATGGCTGCGGCAATGCAAATGTTCATGAATAATACCCTGGCCATAGTGCACAGGCATTTGATAACCGGCAAAAGGCACCATTTTGGCACCCAGCTTAAGATGAAGATCACAAAGCGGCGTCTGTTTTAACATGGCAGTTATTTATCTCGGCAGATAAGTAAGGATCTTTAGTGTAACGCTGAAAAAATGTTAAGCCAAGCTGGTTAAAAACATTATTCACCACGAAGACACGAAGTACACGAAGAAAAACAATTACTTTTATCGATGCCGGTCGGGATTTGTAACCCACGTCACGCTTGGAATTTAGCCGTAGGATGTGCTGAGGAATGAAGCGCATCGTTTGTCATTGGTAGTTATTCACCTCCTCCTTTAAACAAGGGGGATTGAGGAAGATTTATCTAATAAAATCTCCCCTGTCCCCTCTTTTTCAAAGAGGGGACTGAATAATGTAAAATACAAAGTCATGACTCTATAACTTACTACCCTCACTCTATGATTCCTGCTGACGTTCACACTGAAATTATGCATCGTTTGGCTAAAACCGAGCACGAACAAGGTGTACGAATTTTACTGGCGGTTGAATCAGGCAGCAGGGCCTGGGGCTTTGCCTCTGCCAATAGCGATTTCGATGTGCGTTTTATTTATGCCAGGCCAACGGCTTGGTATCTTGCAGTAGATCTTGAAGAACGGCGTGATGTGATTGAATACGCCATCACCGATGATATTGATCTCAATGGCTGGGATGTGCGAAAAACGTTACGCCTGTTATGGAAATCAAACCCCACTATTGTGGAATGGCTGCAATCGCCATTTATCTATAGCGAAGTTGGTGGCTTTACACAAAACGCCAGAGCATTATTGCCTACAGTGTATTCGTGCGCAAGCGGGATTTATCACTACCGCAACATGGCAAAAACCAACTACCGTGGTTATTTACGTGCTGACTTGGTACCACTCAAAAAATATTTTTATGTGCTGCGCCCGTTATTATCGGTACGCTGGCTGGAGCGCTATGGTACTCCTGCCCCGATTGAGTTTTCCAGGTTACTGCACCTGATTGAAGGAGAGCCTGAGTTACTGGCTGATATAGCAATCTTGCTTGAAAAGAAAAGCGCATCGGCAGAGTTGGGGCTGTCAAAACCCTTTGCCGGTATCAATGCATTTATCGTCGCTGAATTGGAACGTCTGGAAGCTATGGTGCCCATACATAGGCAAAAGCCGGAACCACTTGGTCAACTTAATGCCTTGTTCCATGCCACGTTAGACGAAGCGCTTTCTAAATCAGAAACCAACCTAAATAGCCAAACTGATTAAGACAATAACAGAAGGTTTTGGAACGGCAGAGGCGTAAAACTCTCCGGTAATGAGCGCTATCCAAAAAACAGATAGCAATCAGAATTTTGATAAACTTTAGATACTAAAGTATTAATGCAAGCATCGGTCGTATTATCAAATCCGTAGGCTAAAAGGGTTTGCCTGAACCAGTTATGTATATGGTGACAGGCACTGAATAGTACCTGATCAGGTAACAGCCACTGTGCTATAAAAACTACCACCATCAAACAGACTGTCACCAAAGACAAAAATATTATTGATCGACATCGCAGATGACAATATTAGAAATAATACGGCCGGAAGAAAAATACAGCAGTTCATTATATTTTGCTTAAAAACAGCCATTTTGATTTTGTAATAAAAATAAGCCAACGAGCGTTGCATGAATTTTGTAAAAATAACTTTTCAAAACCGATAAAGTTTTAAGGAGTTAACAAATAACTTAATTGAACCCACGTCTTAATTTTAAATTAATAGCACAATACAGGAATATTGCTGGTGATTATCATCATCCACCTCAAGACTTCCCCAAACAGTCATCTTTTAAGTGTGTAGGTATTTGTACGAATAGACAAGCGTATGTTTCTTAGTAAAATTTATTATAGCAATGGAATGCGCTAAATTAATTTTTGCTATTGAGCCGGCCTCATCCATTCATATAATCAAACCCAACCTTAACACCACTTCGTCTTCACTCAGGGTATGGTTATCACTTTCTTAAGGAGAAATAGCCATGACTACCATTACCTCAAAAGACTTGGAAATAGTCCGTCCCAATATGGGCAGTCCATTAATTATTGTCCCCAACGGGCTACTGGATTTTGAAATCACTGTCGCCTACT
Above is a window of Methylobacter sp. S3L5C DNA encoding:
- a CDS encoding nucleotidyltransferase domain-containing protein → MIPADVHTEIMHRLAKTEHEQGVRILLAVESGSRAWGFASANSDFDVRFIYARPTAWYLAVDLEERRDVIEYAITDDIDLNGWDVRKTLRLLWKSNPTIVEWLQSPFIYSEVGGFTQNARALLPTVYSCASGIYHYRNMAKTNYRGYLRADLVPLKKYFYVLRPLLSVRWLERYGTPAPIEFSRLLHLIEGEPELLADIAILLEKKSASAELGLSKPFAGINAFIVAELERLEAMVPIHRQKPEPLGQLNALFHATLDEALSKSETNLNSQTD